Proteins found in one Brachypodium distachyon strain Bd21 chromosome 5, Brachypodium_distachyon_v3.0, whole genome shotgun sequence genomic segment:
- the LOC112269219 gene encoding uncharacterized protein LOC112269219, which yields MAKTASQIVTMLVILTTLALAALAVTDLPPKRPGQEVHLFEVTVSVPEDGKVDDEYNYRILATVLGSVEAAESVISENDVGSFKAYLTNNQARRLSRVPGVLEVRESDDQPSGGQ from the exons ATGGCGAAAACCGCAAGCCAGATTGTGACAATGCTTGTCATCCTGACAAcactcgccctcgccgccctcgccgtcaCCGACCTGCCGCCGAAGCGGCCAGGCCAGGAGGTCCATCTGTTCGAGGTCACCGTCAGCGTCCCGGAGGACGGCAAAGTGGACGACGAGTACAACTACCGGATTCTCGCCACCGTGCTCGGCAG CGTTGAAGCGGCAGAGAGCGTCATATCCGAGAATGACGTTGGGAGTTTCAAGGCGTACCTCACCAACAACCAGGCCCGTAGATTGTCGA GAGTCCCGGGGGTGCTGGAAGTTAGGGAGAGCGATGATCAGCCTTCGGGCGGACAGTGA
- the LOC100840487 gene encoding E3 ubiquitin-protein ligase RNF14 isoform X2 produces the protein MENPHGGSHGETDLLPEATRMLHEIALRNREEGEEPDLPEEQLRSNDQLQQDEMLAMEAIYGGNLYIFDEKSVPRSFQIRVHCEIPDGISISAELVHGIDNDPNSQSFDTFSVDHLAPISLTCLMPPSYPSHHPPYFTIGVQWLDSMKVSSLCHMLDSIWAQQPGQEVIFEWVQWLQSSMLSHLGFDDGIVIWQPGSRMDPVDVRVVGDILSVESVVQQLISYSEEQCHESFLHGLHVCRICFSEYTGVDFIKLPCRHYFCLSCMGTYTRMHVKEGSVLKLVCPDNKCGGVVPPDLLKRLLGNADFERWERLILQKTLDSMSDVVYCPRCQTACLEDEDNAQCSKCLFSFCTRCRDRRHVGGRCITPEEKLLSLQEREKVRHLAKGNTERRVILANEIISIKEIIRSSVPCPHCGTFISRMSGCNHMCCSNCNKFFCYDCGKALNPDHTRIDRENLRVNVETKDVFKKIQKELKHELRRAHPCPSCHQPNLKMGNNNHILCGTCQVHYCALCRTVVRKSSKHYGPRGCKQHTADPEITQIGTKKNDDS, from the exons ATGGAGAATCCTCACGGCGGCTCCCACGGAGAGACCGATCTCTTGCCGGAGGCGACGAGGATGCTCCACGAGATCGCGCTCCGGAATcgcgaggagggagaggagccCGATCTGCCGGAAGAGCAGCTGCGCTCCAACGACCAGCTCCAACAAGATGAG ATGCTGGCAATGGAGGCAATTTATGGTGGCAATTTATACATTTTTGATGAAAAGTCTGTACCACGGTCTTTCCAG ATCCGTGTGCACTGTGAAATTCCAGATGGTATCAGTATATCCGCAGAACTTGTCCATGGTATTGATAATGACCCGAACAGCCAGTCCTTTGACACATTCAGTGTCGATCATTTGGCTCCAATATCCCTGACATGCCTTATGCCTCCATCATATCCGAGCCATCATCCTCCATACTTTACTATCGGTGTACAATGGTTGGATAGCATGAAGGTTTCCTCCCTTTGCCACATGCTCGACTCGATCTGGGCACAGCAACCTGGACAGGAAGTTATTTTTGAGTGGGTGCAATGGCTGCAGAGTTCTATGCTCTCTCATCTTGGTTTTGATGACGGGATAGTCATATGGCAGCCTGGTAGTAGAATGGATCCCGTGGATGTTCGGGTTGTTGGGGATATTCTGTCTGTAGAGTCTGTTGTTCAACAGTTGATCAGCTACAGTGAGGAACAATGCCATGAGTCATTTCTTCATGGCCTTCATGTCTGCAGGATCTGTTTCAGTGAGTACACAG GTGTTGACTTCATAAAACTTCCCTGCCGTCATTACTTTTGCTTGAGTTGCATGGGGACATACACAAGGATGCATGTCAAGGAAGGATCAGTGCTGAAATTGGTGTGCCCTGATAACAAATGTGGAGGCGTTGTTCCTCCAGATCTATTGAAGAGGCTGCTAGGAAATGCAGATTTTGAACGGTGGGAGAGATTGATACTTCAGAAGACTCTAGACTCGATGTCTGATGTAGTTTACTGCCCAAGATGTCAAACAGCTTGCCTGGAAGATGAGGACAATGCCCAGTGCTCCAAGTGCCTTTTCAGCTTCTGCACCCGTTGCAGAGATCGCCGTCACGTAGGTGGGAGATGCATTACTCCAGAAGAAAAACTGCTCTCCTTACAG GAACGTGAAAAGGTACGCCACTTAGCCAAAGGCAATACTGAACGCCGGGTTATCTTGGCGAATGAAATAATTAGCATCAAGGAAATAATTCGTTCTTCTGTTCCATGTCCGCATTGTGGTACTTTCATCTCACGCATGTCAGGCTGCAACCACATGTGTTGTAGCAACTGTAACAAGTTTTTCTGCTATGACTGTGGCAAAGCACTAAATCCCGATCATACAAG AATTGATAGGGAGAACCTGAGAGTGAATGTGGAGACGAAAGATGTCTTCAAAAAGATACAGAAAGAACTGAAACATGAACTACGTAGAGCACATCCATGCCCGAGTTGCCACCAGCCAAATCTCAAG ATGGGAAACAACAATCATATCTTGTGCGGAACATGCCAAGTTCATTATTGTGCTCTGTGCCGAACGGTGGTGAGGAAGAGCTCGAAGCACTATGGCCCCCGAGGGTGCAAGCAGCACACTGCCGACCCTGAGATCACCCAGATTGGAACGAAGAAGAACGATGACTCTTAA
- the LOC100832103 gene encoding myb-related protein Zm1 — MGKGRAPCCAKVGLNKGSWTPEEDMRLIAYIQKYGHANWRALPKQAGLLRCGKSCRLRWINYLRPDLKRGNFTAEEEETLIKLHAMLGNKWSKIAACLPGRTDNEIKNVWNTHLKKRVAAASGGEKKNKKNTKNNKESGAKRQKKPDLPPAPSPSQSSSTTTTTTTTNCSSGDSAGEQQSNTSKETDALDNIMEIPTLDALGFDFDMLVQDTDPVPAQTSYCVPPPAAAASPCSSASPPCAADGELLDLPELDIVPELWSIIDGDAEAPWSNAAAACHVEAGEDGKEWWLEDLERELGLWGPMEDYQCINPGPQAQSGRVDPLSVSAGVELDPVSCYFQAGPAVATSALQGSEHSAVLTDNRMDL; from the exons ATGGGGAAAGGCCGGGCACCGTGCTGCGCCAAGGTGGGGCTGAACAAGGGCTCCTGGACGCCCGAGGAGGACATGCGCCTCATCGCCTACATTCAGAAGTACGGCCACGCCAACTGGCGCGCCCTGCCAAAGCAAGCAG GTTTGCTCCGGTGCGGGAAGAGCTGCCGGCTCCGGTGGATCAACTACCTCCGGCCGGACCTCAAGCGCGGCAACTTCACcgccgaggaagaggagaccCTCATCAAGCTCCACGCCATGCTCGGCAACAA GTGGTCGAAGATCGCGGCGTGCCTGCCGGGCAGGACGGACAACGAGATCAAGAACGTCTGGAACACGCACCTCAAGAAGCGGGTGgccgcggcgagcggcggggagaagaagaataagAAGAACACGAAGAACAACAAGGAAAGCGGGGCCAAGAGACAGAAGAAGCCCGACTTACCGCCGGCGCCCTCGCCGTCTCagtcctcctccaccacaaCCACGACGACAACAACCAACTGCTCCAGCGGCGACTCCGCAGGGGAGCAGCAGAGCAACACGAGCAAGGAAACCGACGCGCTGGATAACATCATGGAGATCCCCACGCTCGACGCCCTCGGCTTCGACTTCGACATGCTGGTCCAGGACACGGaccccgtccccgcccagacATCGTACTgcgtcccgccgccggcggcggcggcctcgcccTGCTCGTCCGCGTCCCCGCCGTGCGCGGCAGACGGCGAGCTGCTCGACCTGCCTGAGCTCGACATCGTGCCGGAGCTTTGGAGCATCATCGACGGCGACGCCGAGGCCCCGTGGAGcaatgcggcggcggcgtgccacGTGGAGGCGGGCGAGGACGGGAAGGAGTGGTGGTTGGAGGACCTGGAGCGGGAGCTGGGCCTGTGGGGGCCCATGGAGGACTACCAGTGCATCAACCCGGGCCCACAGGCCCAGTCGGGTCGTGTGGACCCGCTTTCAGTTTCTGCCGGCGTGGAGCTGGACCCTGTGTCGTGCTACTTCCAAGCTGGCCCCGCCGTCGCCACGTCGGCCCTGCAGGGATCCGAGCACTCTGCGGTTCTCACGGATAACCGGATGGATTTGTGA
- the LOC100840487 gene encoding E3 ubiquitin-protein ligase RNF14 isoform X1 — translation MENPHGGSHGETDLLPEATRMLHEIALRNREEGEEPDLPEEQLRSNDQLQQDEMLAMEAIYGGNLYIFDEKSVPRSFQIRVHCEIPDGISISAELVHGIDNDPNSQSFDTFSVDHLAPISLTCLMPPSYPSHHPPYFTIGVQWLDSMKVSSLCHMLDSIWAQQPGQEVIFEWVQWLQSSMLSHLGFDDGIVIWQPGSRMDPVDVRVVGDILSVESVVQQLISYSEEQCHESFLHGLHVCRICFSEYTGVDFIKLPCRHYFCLSCMGTYTRMHVKEGSVLKLVCPDNKCGGVVPPDLLKRLLGNADFERWERLILQKTLDSMSDVVYCPRCQTACLEDEDNAQCSKCLFSFCTRCRDRRHVGGRCITPEEKLLSLQEREKVRHLAKGNTERRVILANEIISIKEIIRSSVPCPHCGTFISRMSGCNHMCCSNCNKFFCYDCGKALNPDHTSERCRIDRENLRVNVETKDVFKKIQKELKHELRRAHPCPSCHQPNLKMGNNNHILCGTCQVHYCALCRTVVRKSSKHYGPRGCKQHTADPEITQIGTKKNDDS, via the exons ATGGAGAATCCTCACGGCGGCTCCCACGGAGAGACCGATCTCTTGCCGGAGGCGACGAGGATGCTCCACGAGATCGCGCTCCGGAATcgcgaggagggagaggagccCGATCTGCCGGAAGAGCAGCTGCGCTCCAACGACCAGCTCCAACAAGATGAG ATGCTGGCAATGGAGGCAATTTATGGTGGCAATTTATACATTTTTGATGAAAAGTCTGTACCACGGTCTTTCCAG ATCCGTGTGCACTGTGAAATTCCAGATGGTATCAGTATATCCGCAGAACTTGTCCATGGTATTGATAATGACCCGAACAGCCAGTCCTTTGACACATTCAGTGTCGATCATTTGGCTCCAATATCCCTGACATGCCTTATGCCTCCATCATATCCGAGCCATCATCCTCCATACTTTACTATCGGTGTACAATGGTTGGATAGCATGAAGGTTTCCTCCCTTTGCCACATGCTCGACTCGATCTGGGCACAGCAACCTGGACAGGAAGTTATTTTTGAGTGGGTGCAATGGCTGCAGAGTTCTATGCTCTCTCATCTTGGTTTTGATGACGGGATAGTCATATGGCAGCCTGGTAGTAGAATGGATCCCGTGGATGTTCGGGTTGTTGGGGATATTCTGTCTGTAGAGTCTGTTGTTCAACAGTTGATCAGCTACAGTGAGGAACAATGCCATGAGTCATTTCTTCATGGCCTTCATGTCTGCAGGATCTGTTTCAGTGAGTACACAG GTGTTGACTTCATAAAACTTCCCTGCCGTCATTACTTTTGCTTGAGTTGCATGGGGACATACACAAGGATGCATGTCAAGGAAGGATCAGTGCTGAAATTGGTGTGCCCTGATAACAAATGTGGAGGCGTTGTTCCTCCAGATCTATTGAAGAGGCTGCTAGGAAATGCAGATTTTGAACGGTGGGAGAGATTGATACTTCAGAAGACTCTAGACTCGATGTCTGATGTAGTTTACTGCCCAAGATGTCAAACAGCTTGCCTGGAAGATGAGGACAATGCCCAGTGCTCCAAGTGCCTTTTCAGCTTCTGCACCCGTTGCAGAGATCGCCGTCACGTAGGTGGGAGATGCATTACTCCAGAAGAAAAACTGCTCTCCTTACAG GAACGTGAAAAGGTACGCCACTTAGCCAAAGGCAATACTGAACGCCGGGTTATCTTGGCGAATGAAATAATTAGCATCAAGGAAATAATTCGTTCTTCTGTTCCATGTCCGCATTGTGGTACTTTCATCTCACGCATGTCAGGCTGCAACCACATGTGTTGTAGCAACTGTAACAAGTTTTTCTGCTATGACTGTGGCAAAGCACTAAATCCCGATCATACAAG TGAACGATGCAGAATTGATAGGGAGAACCTGAGAGTGAATGTGGAGACGAAAGATGTCTTCAAAAAGATACAGAAAGAACTGAAACATGAACTACGTAGAGCACATCCATGCCCGAGTTGCCACCAGCCAAATCTCAAG ATGGGAAACAACAATCATATCTTGTGCGGAACATGCCAAGTTCATTATTGTGCTCTGTGCCGAACGGTGGTGAGGAAGAGCTCGAAGCACTATGGCCCCCGAGGGTGCAAGCAGCACACTGCCGACCCTGAGATCACCCAGATTGGAACGAAGAAGAACGATGACTCTTAA
- the LOC100833663 gene encoding LOW QUALITY PROTEIN: probable E3 ubiquitin-protein ligase RNF144A-B (The sequence of the model RefSeq protein was modified relative to this genomic sequence to represent the inferred CDS: inserted 1 base in 1 codon; substituted 1 base at 1 genomic stop codon): MELGYAGSRCTGPGVVWPSVGAVVREGGGSGGKWNESGRGRTETLARGWRRDLLLGFVSCSLDVGRGPSQRGVDFIELPCQHYFCQRCMETYSSMHVKEGTVLNLVCPDDKCRGVVPPNLLKRLLGDADFERWERLVLQKTLXSMADVXYCPRCETACLDDGNNATCSECLFNFCSLCRDPCHTGRGCIILTPEEKLLTLKERARVHCLSKGDIGRRINLANEIRSIKEVLRSSVPCPHCGVAISRVSGCDHMFCRNCRNHFNYSYARKEVRAVDFIKEDEVLKPKVKLPLSVSIRQYPCPICHQPHPKIGNNNHLFCEPCQVHYCALCRKVVRKSSEHYGPRGCKQHTVDPEIPQSRTKKKDDSGSELP; this comes from the exons ATGGAGCTGGGGTATGCGGGGAGTAGGTGCACCGGGCCGGGCGTTGTGTGGCCGAGCGTCGGGGCGGTGgtgagggagggaggcggctCGGGGGGTAAGTGGAACGAGTCAGGGAGGGGGCGGACGGAGACACTGGCGCGGGGGTGGAGGAGGGACCTGCTGCTAGGGTTCGTGTCCTGCTCCCTGGACGTGGGCCGTGGGCCGTCCCAAAGGG GCGTTGATTTCATAGAACTTCCATGCCAGCATTACTTTTGCCAGAGGTGCATGGAGACATACTCAAGCATGCATGTCAAAGAAGGAACAGTACTGAATTTGGTGTGCCCTGATGACAAGTGCAGAGGCGTTGTTCCTCCAAATTTATTGAAGAGGTTGCTTGGAGATGCAGATTTTGAAAGATGGGAAAGATTGGTACTTCAGAAGACTC ATTCAATGGCTGATGTATAATATTGTCCAAGATGCGAAACAGCTTGCCTGGATGATGGGAACAATGCCACATGCTCCGAGTGCCTCTTCAACTTTTGCAGCCTCTGCAGAGATCCTTGTCACACAGGGAGGGGATGCATTATTCTTACTCCAGAAGAAAAACTTCTCACCTTAAAG GAACGTGCAAGGGTACACTGCTTGAGCAAAGGTGATATAGGCAGGAGAATTAACTTGGCGAATGAAATACGCAGCATCAAGGAAGTGCTACGTTCTTCCGTTCCATGTCCGCACTGTGGTGTCGCCATCTCACGGGTGTCTGGGTGCGACCACATGTTTTGCAGGAACTGTCGTAATCACTTCAACTATAGCTATGCTAGGAAAGAGGTAAGGGCGGTTGATTTTATTAAAGAGGACGAGGTACTGAAACCAAAAGTGAAACTGCCACTATCAGTCAGCATCAGACAATATCCATGCCCGATATGCCACCAACCACATCCCAAG ATTGGAAACAACAACCACCTCTTCTGCGAGCCATGCCAGGTTCATTACTGTGCTCTTTGTCGGAAGGTGGTGCGGAAGAGCTCGGAGCACTATGGCCCCAGAGGGTGCAAGCAGCACACTGTCGATCCTGAGATCCCTCAGAGTAGAACCAAGAAGAAGGATGACTCTGGATCAGAACTTCCGTAA
- the LOC100840487 gene encoding E3 ubiquitin-protein ligase RNF14 isoform X3, with protein sequence MENPHGGSHGETDLLPEATRMLHEIALRNREEGEEPDLPEEQLRSNDQLQQDEMLAMEAIYGGNLYIFDEKSVPRSFQIRVHCEIPDGISISAELVHGIDNDPNSQSFDTFSVDHLAPISLTCLMPPSYPSHHPPYFTIGVQWLDSMKVSSLCHMLDSIWAQQPGQEVIFEWVQWLQSSMLSHLGFDDGIVIWQPGSRMDPVDVRVVGDILSVESVVQQLISYSEEQCHESFLHGLHVCRICFSEYTGVDFIKLPCRHYFCLSCMGTYTRMHVKEGSVLKLVCPDNKCGGVVPPDLLKRLLGNADFERWERLILQKTLDSMSDVVYCPRCQTACLEDEDNAQCSKCLFSFCTRCRDRRHVGGRCITPEEKLLSLQEREKVRHLAKGNTERRVILANEIISIKEIIRSSVPCPHCGTFISRMSGCNHMCCSNCNKFFCYDCGKALNPDHTSERCRIDRENLRVNVETKDVFKKIQKELKHELRRAHPCPSCHQPNLKTLSLM encoded by the exons ATGGAGAATCCTCACGGCGGCTCCCACGGAGAGACCGATCTCTTGCCGGAGGCGACGAGGATGCTCCACGAGATCGCGCTCCGGAATcgcgaggagggagaggagccCGATCTGCCGGAAGAGCAGCTGCGCTCCAACGACCAGCTCCAACAAGATGAG ATGCTGGCAATGGAGGCAATTTATGGTGGCAATTTATACATTTTTGATGAAAAGTCTGTACCACGGTCTTTCCAG ATCCGTGTGCACTGTGAAATTCCAGATGGTATCAGTATATCCGCAGAACTTGTCCATGGTATTGATAATGACCCGAACAGCCAGTCCTTTGACACATTCAGTGTCGATCATTTGGCTCCAATATCCCTGACATGCCTTATGCCTCCATCATATCCGAGCCATCATCCTCCATACTTTACTATCGGTGTACAATGGTTGGATAGCATGAAGGTTTCCTCCCTTTGCCACATGCTCGACTCGATCTGGGCACAGCAACCTGGACAGGAAGTTATTTTTGAGTGGGTGCAATGGCTGCAGAGTTCTATGCTCTCTCATCTTGGTTTTGATGACGGGATAGTCATATGGCAGCCTGGTAGTAGAATGGATCCCGTGGATGTTCGGGTTGTTGGGGATATTCTGTCTGTAGAGTCTGTTGTTCAACAGTTGATCAGCTACAGTGAGGAACAATGCCATGAGTCATTTCTTCATGGCCTTCATGTCTGCAGGATCTGTTTCAGTGAGTACACAG GTGTTGACTTCATAAAACTTCCCTGCCGTCATTACTTTTGCTTGAGTTGCATGGGGACATACACAAGGATGCATGTCAAGGAAGGATCAGTGCTGAAATTGGTGTGCCCTGATAACAAATGTGGAGGCGTTGTTCCTCCAGATCTATTGAAGAGGCTGCTAGGAAATGCAGATTTTGAACGGTGGGAGAGATTGATACTTCAGAAGACTCTAGACTCGATGTCTGATGTAGTTTACTGCCCAAGATGTCAAACAGCTTGCCTGGAAGATGAGGACAATGCCCAGTGCTCCAAGTGCCTTTTCAGCTTCTGCACCCGTTGCAGAGATCGCCGTCACGTAGGTGGGAGATGCATTACTCCAGAAGAAAAACTGCTCTCCTTACAG GAACGTGAAAAGGTACGCCACTTAGCCAAAGGCAATACTGAACGCCGGGTTATCTTGGCGAATGAAATAATTAGCATCAAGGAAATAATTCGTTCTTCTGTTCCATGTCCGCATTGTGGTACTTTCATCTCACGCATGTCAGGCTGCAACCACATGTGTTGTAGCAACTGTAACAAGTTTTTCTGCTATGACTGTGGCAAAGCACTAAATCCCGATCATACAAG TGAACGATGCAGAATTGATAGGGAGAACCTGAGAGTGAATGTGGAGACGAAAGATGTCTTCAAAAAGATACAGAAAGAACTGAAACATGAACTACGTAGAGCACATCCATGCCCGAGTTGCCACCAGCCAAATCTCAAG ACACTGTCCCTGATGTGA
- the LOC100833975 gene encoding E3 ubiquitin-protein ligase RNF14 produces the protein MAAASAVASSPQALEAHPAVPVQEFSVEASSSSSSRAVEARPVSCNGGGEECVLERHSPWVAAAEAESRLGEAASAGLYLRVEKLAEEELRDNRQRQDDELMALEAIYGDDLAEFENKGELRYFQIYIHYDLHDGVEVCAKLSSANDSPKDVGCPDDGTEEHGDRPDEFSYTCNFEYLPPLVLTCLLPLSYPSKDPPYFTATAKWMDGPDVSQLCEMPDNIWAELPGQEVVCQWVEGIRNSSFSYLRFDGKITLGPDIATHKLDNRAISRSLPLESVIPSMLSYSSKKHYEAFLQDFHMCMICLNQTKGSNFIKLPCQHLFCVKCMETLCGMHVKEGSLFQLVCPDTKCSASIPPYLLKTLLSEGEFQRWDRLTLEKALDLMSDVVHCPRCSIGCLGDEDYNAQCPKCCFVFCSLCKDPRHPGKECLTPEQKLQRLQASGKMTASGMVEEMMSIKMLYGDARSCPKCKMTISKTEGCNKVVCISCGQAFCFLCGKAIISGYGHFSKRRDLFEPGKEDTKDWQNQMNWLEIRNRIRAQKHPVGSTVKCPKCRQKIYKDNVEYIFCRACQASYCTLCRKQVEFTGLQSDHWGSPQCVGIKF, from the exons ATGGCAGCCGCGTCCGCCGTCGCCTCGTCGCCCCAGGCACTTGAAGCccaccccgccgtccccgtccAGGAATTCTCGGTCGAGgcatcctcctcatcgtcgtcccGCGCCGTCGAAGCGAGGCCGGTGTCGTgtaatggcggcggcgaggagtgCGTGCTCGAACGGCACTCCCcgtgggtggcggcggccgaggcggAATCGAGGTTGGGGGAAGCTGCTTCTGCGGGACTTTATCTTCGGGTCGAGAAgttggcggaggaggagttACGAGACAACCGGCAGCGACAGGACGACGAG CTGATGGCGTTGGAGGCAATTTACGGGGATGATCTGGCTGAATTTGAAAACAAAGGAGAGCTTCGATATTTCCAG ATTTACATACACTACGACTTGCATGATGGCGTTGAAGTGTGCGCTAAGCTTTCTTCAGCTAATGACAGTCCAAAAGATGTAGGGTGTCCTGATGATGGTACAGAAGAGCATGGTGATAGACCAGACGAATTCTCTTACACTTGCAACTTTGAGTACCTGCCTCCTTTGGTACTGACATGCTTGCTTCCGCTGTCCTATCCTAGTAAAGACCCCCCATATTTTACAGCAACTGCcaaatggatggatggaccTGATGTTTCTCAACTCTGTGAGATGCCTGACAACATTTGGGCAGAGCTACCAGGGCAGGAAGTGGTATGCCAATGGGTCGAGGGGATACGTAACTCTTCTTTTTCATATCTCCGATTTGATGGTAAAATAACATTAGGTCCAGATATTGCAACGCACAAACTAGACAACCGTGCAATCTCAAGAAGTCTCCCACTGGAGTCTGTAATCCCTTCAATGCTTAGTTACAGTAGTAAGAAGCACTATGAAGCTTTTCTCCAGGATTTTCATATGTGCATGATATGCCTTAACCAGACCAAAG GTTCAAACTTCATCAAGCTTCCCTGCCAGCACTTGTTTTGTGTGAAGTGCATGGAGACCTTATGCGGGATGCATGTGAAGGAAGGTAGTTTATTTCAGTTGGTATGCCCTGATACGAAGTGTAGTGCTTCAATTCCACCTTATTTGTTGAAGACGCTACTCAGCGAAGGAGAATTTCAACGTTGGGACAGGCTTACTCTCGAGAAAGCATTGGACTTGATGTCAGATGTGGTTCACTGTCCAAGGTGTTCAATCGGTTGCTTGGGAGATGAGGATTACAATGCGCAATGTCCAAAATGTTGCTTTGTATTCTGCTCGTTATGCAAGGATCCGCGCCATCCAGGGAAGGAGTGTCTAACTCCAGAACAAAAGCTCCAGCGGCTCCAG GCATCCGGCAAGATGACCGCGAGTGGGATGGTGGAGGAAATGATGAGCATAAAAATGCTTTATGGAGATGCTAGATCATGTCCAAAATGCAAAATGACCATCAGCAAAACTGAAGGTTGCAACAAGGTGGTGTGTATCAGTTGTGGTCAAGCATTCTGTTTCCTCTGTGGCAAGGCTATCATCAGTGGCTATGGCCATTTCAG TAAGCGCCGTGACCTCTTTGAGCCTGGAAAAGAGGACACGAAGGATTGGCAGAACCAAATGAATTGGCTAGAAATTAGAAACCGTATACGAGCTCAAAAGCACCCGGTGGGCAGTACCGTAAAATGTCCAAAATGCCGCCAAAAAATTTACAAG GACAATGTTGAATATATTTTCTGTCGGGCATGCCAAGCCAGCTATTGCACACTGTGCAGAAAGCAGGTCGAGTTTACGGGGCTACAGAGTGACCACTGGGGGTCACCGCAATGTGTGGGGATAAAGTTCTAG
- the LOC100845148 gene encoding uncharacterized protein LOC100845148, with amino-acid sequence MEDDTTTAAAKDAVSMVLRLDGLLIEILLRVGFPTTLVRAAAVCKRWYHLASDMGFLRRFRKLNPPRLLGLYIHGSPVSSPITQRFVPVLPEPPELLAAAVRTVEGYSFPTRESEANLARHCRNGSVFTTLCGDLYGYQLQHEVHNPLCPRATAISINPRLTFNPAPPATGFEVLTREEEDGSLSYYYVFMELSYDEIGSTVPPKHWTARVYMLQDGIWRSHTTATPRIPVGRAGHSVLIQNKVYMTVTMRDISVLDLNTSSFSTVQLPDGVQHPASDFMLSCTPDGSSIYLVELKDFQLCILIYKGGCWSIADTILLVMCAGLMISDCTIEDAHSSSPWIKHVGDHAEFVLLQMGRHVRYLDTRCRTLRTLYEMSAEEQTWESIAIIPFMMIWPPVFPSLRNCNVQK; translated from the exons ATGGAAGACGACaccaccacggcggcggccaaagaCGCCGTATCCATGGTTCTCCGGCTTGACGGACTTCTAATCGAGATCCTACTCCGCGTCGGCTTCCCCACCAccctcgtccgcgccgccgccgtctgcaAGCGCTGGTACCACCTCGCCTCCGACATGGgcttcctccgccgcttccGTAAGCTCAacccgccccgcctcctcgggtTATACATCCATGGATCCCCAGTTTCGTCCCCAATCACCCAGAGGTTCGTCCCTGTGCTCCCTGAGCCCCCCGAGCtgcttgccgccgccgtccgtaCCGTCGAGGGCTACAGCTTCCCCACGCGCGAGTCCGAGGCAAATTTGGCACGTCACTGCCGGAACGGCAGCGTCTTCACCACCCTGTGCGGCGATCTATATGGATACCAACTTCAGCATGAAGTGCACAATCCACTTTGCCCCCGTGCTACAGCCATTAGCATCAACCCACGGCTGACGTTCAATCCAGCACCACCAGCGACAGGGTTTGAAGTGCTGAccagagaggaagaagacggcaGCTTATCCTACTATTATGTGTTTATGGAGCTTTCCTATGATGAGATTGGGTCAACTGTTCCGCCAAAACATTGGACCGCGCGAGTGTACATGTTGCAGGATGGCATCTGGCGCAGCCATACCACAGCCACGCCACGGATCCCTGTTGGGCGGGCAGGACACTCTGTGCTGATTCAAAACAAAGTCTACATGACTGTCACCATGAGGGATATCAGTGTCTTGGATTTGAATACGTCAAGCTTTTCAACAGTTCAGCTTCCAGATGGAGTGCAGCATCCAGCTTCAGACTTCATGCTGTCCTGCACCCCCGATGGTTCCAGTATCTACCTCGTCGAGCTGAAGGACTTTCAGCTTTGCATCTTGATATACAAGGGAGGCTGCTGGTCCATTGCGGACACAATTCTGCTTGTCATGTGTGCGGGTTTGATGATTTCAGATTGCACGATTGAGGATGCacattcttcttctccttggaTTAAACATGTGGGGGACCACGCTGAGTTTGTGCTCTTGCAAATGGGTCGACATGTCCGATATCTGGATACGAGGTGCAGGACATTGCGCACATTGTATGAGATGTCAGCGGAGGAACAAACTTGGGAGAGTATTGCCATAATTCCTTTCATGATGATCTGGCCTCCCGTATTCCCTTCCCTGAG AAATTGCAATGTGCAGAAGTAA